DNA from Paraburkholderia largidicola:
GATCGTGCCGTCTGGGCGCACAGGCGAAGGTTTGTCATGGAATGCTCTCCATCGCTGTGCGTCGCATTCGAAGCGCTCGATCATGCAGCTGACGCCACCGCCCGCTACTTGCACATAGTTACCTGCGTCGTCAGTCAATGACGCATAAGATGACTTGCCGTAGCTGCGCAGTGACTTGAGCCCACGAGCGACCTGTACGGGAGTCGGTGCGGCGATTACCGGTTTGCCCTCGATCTCGAGTTTCATTCGCTGATCTATCTCGACTCTTCTCAATCAGATGGAAATGATACCAACCCCGAAACCCCATAACGAATGACCGCTACTGGTTGATTCGACTGACCGTTTCGGGTTCGGCCTGGCGCGGACGTCCTCGTGTTCAGTCGACCGTCCGCATGGACAGTTCTGCCTCCTTGATGTTCGCTACCGGTTGAAGAATCGAACCATCGAATGTTCTGGGTTCACGCTTTTGCAACAGCACCTTCGGCAAGTCAGGGTTGGCTAGCGCGCCACGTCCTATCGTCACCAGATCTGCACCGTTTTCCAGTGCATTGGCGATTCGATCCGCTGTATGCAAGTTGCCATTCGCAAGGATCGTGACGTCTGGCGCATAGCGACGGGCCAGCGCGACGAGGCTATCTGTCTCGCCTTCGAATGCAGGCTGCCACGCTTCGTGTTCAGTGACGTGAATGAAGTCTGCGCCCGCAGCGGCCAGCGTGCCGAAGATCACTTCGGCATCGCTTCGCGCACCCGGCCACTTCGCCGTGAAATCATTGACTTTGCCTTGCGAGATTCGAATGCCAACGGGTACGGCGTTCCCAATGCCCAGCTTCACTTCCTTCACGACATCGGCGAGCAACTGGACGCGCGCATTCGTGTCTCCGCCCCAACGGTCTGTTCTGCGATTGGTCTCTGCGGTCAGGAACTGGTCGAGCAGATAGCCATTGGCGCCATGAATCTCCACCGCGTTGAAGCCGGAGATAGTCACAGCACGCCGGGCAGCGCTCACGAAGCCCTCTACGGCCTCATCGATTTCGCGCGCAGTCATCTGCCGCGGTTCCGGGTAAAGGCCCTCGCCAAAGTAGAACTCCATCTGCTTGCCTTTAGGGCGCACTGCCGACGGTCCCACCGTGCCCGTTCGATAGAAGTTGCCTTGACTCAGCGCACCCGCATGCATCAGCTGTGCGACGACATGCGCGCCCCGCTTCTGCATGTCCTGGAGGAAAGCCGTCCAGCCCCGGGCCTGCTCGTCGTCCGCGAGGCCCGGCTGAAACCGGTATCCTTGCGAGAACGCCTTGTCGGTATAGATTCCCTCAGTCGTCACGAGACCGAAGCCGCCTTCCGCAAAGCGCAGGTAGTAGTCGAACATGGTCTGCGTCGGATGACCGTTTTCGGTGGCGGTAATGCGGGTCATCGGGGCGACTGCAAGGCGGTTTCTCACTGTGATGCCGTCGCGTTGATATGGCGAAAGGATCAGGGAAGTCGTATCGGTCATTTTGCGGCTCGTGTCGAAGAGAAGGTGAGTGCATGGTAGGCGCCGCGAGCACGGGGAAACAGACACGGGAATGTGAAGCCGCTCTAACACTTTTGGATATAAACGATGCTTCTTCCAGACGTTCGAACCTTTCTGGCTGTCGCATCGGCGGGAAGCCTGTCTGCTGCGGCCCGACAACTCGACGTCGTGCCGATGCAGGTGTCACGACGGATAGCGGCGCTGGAAGAAGATCTTGGCGTGCGCCTTTTTCATCGGACGACCCGATCGCTGACCTTGACCGCCGAGGGCGAAGCTTTCATCCCGTTTGCCAGAGCGATGGCAGACGCAGAGGCGGGCGCGCGGGCCGAACTCAGCCCATCACCGGGCGGGGCGTCGGGGGTGCTGCGCATGACGGCTCCAAGCGGTTTCGGGCAGTCCGTGGTGTTACCGATGCTCCCCTCGTTGATGGAAGCAAATCCCGATCTTCGTATCGACCTCGATCTGTCCGATCGTCAGGTCGATATCGTGGGACAGGGGCTTGACGTGGCGTTGCGGATTGCGCCGCTGGAAGATTCCGAACTTGTGGCGAAGAAGATCGCGGCAAATCCTCGACTAATCTGCGCGGCGCCCACGTACCTGAAGAAGCGTGGGCGTCCTGTCAGCGTTTCCGAACTGGACGATCACGCCTGCATCCGGTTGAGCGCGGTGAGGCAGTGGCCGCTCATCGTGAACGGAGCGTTGATACGCAAGCACGTGGACGCTTACGTCACCACGACCAGCGTCGAAGCGGCACGCACGACTGCCGTGCAAGGGCTGGGACTCGCTCAGTTGACTTACTGGGATGTATTTCGACAGCTGGCCGACAAGTCGCTTGAGCAGATTCACCTGGAGGACGCGACGATGGAGGATCTGTCGGTCTGGGCCGTCATGCCGAGTCGACGTTATGTGCCGAACCGGGTGAGCGTTTTTCTTGATGCACTTCGAAATCAGATCGCCGAGCTTGGTCGGAGCCTTGGTCGCGCACCGTGACGTGCGGCAAGTCGAGCGTGTCGAAAGCATGCGGGAACATGCCCCGATTTGGCACCGACGGGCTAATGTTGTGCATGAAACCCGGAGATCGACTGGCACTTGGCCGCTAGAACTCCCTGATGTCCCACTGACCTGGCGGCTGGATACGGGAGTTGGTCGCTATTTAATGTTCAGGTGAATCCACGTACACGGAGAAAGGCCCCGCGTGGCACACCATTGACCACAGAACTAAAACAAAGTGTAGGAACTTCCGACAAGCTATCGGACATTCGCGACACGGACATTTTTGTTAAAAATGGCGCATCTATGATGCATTGCAATATGAAGAGTTGCAGACGCGAAGCACCTTGCGTTTCATAAAGCTCCGTGTGACCGAAGCACTGTCGAATGATGAGATCGACAGTAGACGACTCCCATGCTTGCGGCCATCGCCATGTGCAATGGCACGGCAATCTTCAAATCAGACTCTCCGTCGTTTACTCGAATGGAGGGTCGCAACAATGCTTGAATATTTGAAGCCCGATGTGGCTTCTCTTGCGCATCTATCCAGTTTTCTTCTTACCTGCAACGGTTAAAGAGGAGGCTCATGACGTCTGCAAATCTGGAGTTGCCTGCCGCTCGCCGCGTGCAGATTCCCGAGCCCGCTGCGCGTTGTGCATCGGTGATACGTCGCGTCGCAGTACTTCTATTCGAGAACTGTTCGTTTATCGTCACGGTCGTGCTGGGTGAAATCTTTCAGGCGGCAAACGAGAGTGCCGTATATGCAAACCTCAATGTGAGGTATGACCTGAGATTTCTATCGGCTACGGGGGGGAACGTAAAGTGTTCATCTTCGATTTGCGTCTGGACCGATGAAATCAATGCGTCGCATCGCCCGGGTTTAGATGCGCTTTTCGTCTCCGACGGTGCGGGCGTGGCCGCGGCCGCTGCGGCGTGCGACGAACGACTCGTGCAATGGCTGCGCCGCACTCACGCGAACATGATTCCAGTGGTGCCCCTTGGTGAGGGGCGCAGGCTATTTCAGGCGGCCTGCGGGAGCGCTGAAAGGCAGCCGGCCGGATCCGGCGACGATGTATGCGGAGCGCAAGGCGTTGAAGAACGCGATCACACGAACGTTCGGCTCGAGCTGATGAAGGGTGCGCTGATCCTGATCGCACGCGATATGGGGGAGGATTGCGCGCGCGGCGTTGCGGAGCACGTCATGCCCGAAACCCTGCCCGCCCTGTCATCGTTGCTCGGCGGCCAGCCGGATAGTGGTTCTGTCGACAGGGTGCATATCGCAGCGCGCTGGATGAAAGAGAATTGCCAGAGCTCGATTTCCATTGAAGATGCTGCACGGCTAGTCGATATGAGCACCCGCAATTTTCAGCGTTGCTTCAAATCGGAGGTGGGAGTTACACCTTCTGCCTATCTGCTGCATGCACGATTCTCGATCATCTGCAGTTTGTTGACCCATTCCGAACTGCCCGTCGACAAGATTGCGCGGCGTACCGGAATGGGAAACGGAGACAGACTGGCAAAAGTCTTTCGCCGGCATTTGCATCTATCGCCAACCGAGTATCGCACCAGAGCGCGGAGGGTAGCTGGCATATAGCCCGTTTCGCGACTCGTGATTTGAAAGGGGTATTCGTTAAACCGGGATTCTTCGTTCCCTAAAGATTACGGTCACCTTCTTTAATTTGAAACCGAGGTGACTACACTTTTTTCCTGCCGTTTCGACGGAAATCTTTAAGCCGCGCGCAGCGTTAATTTCCGAATCTTCGAGCGAAACGCCAGACACTTCATTTTGCACGTGAGGCATGCTTTGCGAACTTCTCGGTGGCGAGCCGTTTGTGTCCTCTAGAAGGGAGCTGTTGCCACGTTGCCTACAGGGAAGCGATATGCGCAAGTTTGAAGAAAGAGGTGATGCCGTTATGGAACAGGCGTGTAAATCTGCTTTGCATGCCTTGCCTGGTATTCCGGGTCAGTTTTTGTCCAACACGGCGTCGATATCCGTCGAGCCTGGCGTTGAGCGGCACGTCCATACGATGGAATCTGCGGTGGACGACACCTTCGCGCTGGCGTGCGCGAATCAGGACGGCTTGCGGTTGCTGATCGGGTCGTTATCTTTTCGCCTTCTTGCGTCAATCCTGGAACAGGGGCCTCCTCCTTACGAGATGTCCCTTCAGGGGTGGCTGTCGATTGACCAAGGCTTGGCGCATCCCCTTACACAGGCCGTCGATGTCCATTTGCGCTTTGGAGACAATGCGCCGCACACTCGAAGTAGCCCGAACGCTGAGGGAGTGGGAATCCAAAAAAGGATTCACGAGTCCGCGACATTTCTTAGATCGAATCTGGAGCAGATCATCACCGTAGCTAATGTCGCGCGTATCGCTTCGATGAGCGAGCGCAATTTCTTGCGGCACTTTCGACAACAGTTTCGGGTGACACCGTCAGAGTATCTGCTGCAAGCGAGGTTGGAAAAGAGCTGTCAATTGCTCATTGAGAGTGAACTGCCTGTCGACAAAATAGCGCGACGTTGCGGGATGACGAGCGGCACGCGCCTTGCGAAGATATTCCGTAAGCGTTACGGCATGTCTCCCACTGAATTCAGGTTGCAAAATGGGTAACTCAGCGCCCGTTCACGGTGGCCTGACGCAATGCTCTCGCGTGCGTGCACGCAACAGACGGGTGCTCGCGCGTCACTTCCGGGAAGGTGCGAGTAACGCGTTAGCGTTGAGTTCAGTCACTGACAGATCGCGATTCTTCTTTTCGAATACCGCGCAGAGCAATGGCGAGTATCTGTCGATTGCCGCCTGGATCGGAGCATGACGACCATATGCGACGGCCGATACAGTCAACAGTGAAACTGCCACGAACGGGCGCAGTTCACTCGGCACCAGAGGGGCAGGCCGCCACCGCACTAACTGCATCGTCACAAGCATACCGAGCGTCCCGCCGGCGATGACTTCTGATACCGAGTGTGCCTCGTCGCGAATACGGGAGACGCCGATCAGCGTGGCAATGGCAATTCCTGACCACAACGCGGCGCGGTGCCGATTGGCGCTGCCGTCCTGGAATGTAAGAACGAGCAACACTGGCCACACGGCCGACGCCAGCATGGTGTGTCCGCTAATCATCCGGAACCGGATGACCTCGATCTGCAGGCCGGAGCCCGCATAGAGAATCTTGCTCAGGCCGACCACTGCCATCGCACCGATAAGCAGCCCTGACCATACGAACGCCACCCGAGCGCCTGTCAATGAGCGGGTCAGCCAGGCGGTACAGACGATTGCGAGCGGGAGCATCAACGCCGGGTCACCCAGATTGCTAATGGCAGGCCACATTCGCTGTTCCTCAGGTTCCGAGCAATCGTAGTGTATTGCAAAGAACGGATCGCCAAATTCAAGCTGTCAGTCGCGAGCAACACGACTACAGCCAAAAGAATATGACTTGAACACATGACATCGATATGAATCGGGTCTTGATTGCGTGAATATTTCGCTATCTGGTCCGATAGAAACATAAATAAGGATAACGAAATGAAAGATTGCTTTCGTATTAATAATGCGGATTCATCGGACAACGTCGGGCACGATTCAGCCAACGAATATTGAAGTGCTGCCCTTCAACTATGATGCACTGCATATAAATGTGTCGTCGGGTGAGGTGGTTTGGCTCATCTGAAAGCTTTGGAAGCAATTCGTAGTTCGTCTTTCATAGCAATCCTTGCCAGTATTTCTCATGTACGCGATTTTGGACAATCCACCGCGGTCATTAACGTAGGAATACTAAGATGAACAGGCGTGACGAACAGATGATCGTTCAGCATAACGGTCAAGACACGTACGAGAGCGATCGGCAAGCCGGGGCGATGGAAATGGTTCAGGTGATACTTGCCGGTGGCGCCGGCACCCGACTATGGCCATTGTCCAAAGACCGGTATCCGACACAATTGACCGGCCTGCTGGGGCAGGATTCTCTGTTGCAGGCAGCTGTCACACGCACACGGAATCTTCCTGGCCCGTGGCGCGTGGCTCCCGATCCCGTCGTCGTATGCAGCAACGAGAATCGATTGATCACCGAGGAGCAGACCCGCGTGGCGGGCGTGCATTCGTCGATCGTGGTCGAGCCGGCTCGACGTGATACGGCGCCCGCGCTGACCCTTGCAGCAGCGGCGGTATCCCGTGACGGTGCCGATCCCATCATCGTTGCGATGCCGGTCGACGACGCGATCGCAGACGTTGCGGCATTCCAGCGCGCGATTCTCAACGCAGCACACTATGCTGCCGAGGGGGCGATCGTCATGCTGGGTGTGCCGCCCACGCGCGCGGAGACGGGCTTCGGCTATATACGGTTTGGCGCCTCGCTTCACGGTGACGCTCGCAACATCGAGCGCTTCGTCGAGAAGCCGGCGGCCGAGCTCGCCGTGCATTATGTGCAGTCAGGCGGCTACTGGTGGAATAGCGGCATTTTCGTCGTGCGTGCGAAAGTGTGGCTCGACGCGGTCAATCGCATTCAACCGGCGATATACCAAGCTTGCGTGGAAGCCATCGAAAACGGCATGAGCGACGAACCGTACTTCTATGTCAGCCCTCAGCATTTCAACAGTTCGCCGCCCGCATCGATCGATCATCTCGTGATGGAGCGGATCGGCATTGACGACGCGCTGCCGGTCGGCGTGGCCGTGCTGCTCGATGCGGGTTGGACCGACCTCGGTTCGTACGACGAGCGGAGCGATGGTGCGGTCGAGGACGTGCAAGGGGGCATTGCCCGAGACCGCAGATTGGCTGGAAGAGACATCGCGTCGATCGGCGTTGCGCGACAGTATCTGACAGACGATGACGTGCAGGCGATGAACGTGGCCATTGTCCACGACTGGCTGGTGAAGCCGGGCGGCGCGGAGAAAGTACTCCAGCAGATTATCCAATGCTTTCCTGATGCCGATCTCTTCAGTCTCGTCGATTTTCTCGAAGATCGTGAGCCGGTGTGCGGCAAACCCGTCACGACTTCGTTCATTCAGGATCTGCCCTTTGCGCAGCGACGCTACCGCGCGTATCTGCCGCTGATGCCACTGGCGGTCGAGCAGTTCGATCTGTCGGCATATGACCTCGTTATCACGAGTTCGTACGCGGTCGCAAAAGGCGTATTGGTGGGACCGGACCAGACGCACGTCAGCTATGTGCATTCGCCGATGCGCTACGCGTGGGATCTGCAGCATCAATATCTTCGCGAATCGAAACTGACTCACGGACCGAGGTCATGGGCGGCACGCGCGCTGTTGCATTACATGCGTACATGGGACGCGCGTTCGGCCAACGGAGTCGATCAACTGATCGCAAATTCCGATTTCGTCGCGCGTCGCGTCATGAAAGTCTACCGGCGCGAAGCTACCGTAATCGCACCGCCCGTCGAAGTCGAGATGTTCGAGCTATGTGAGGAAAAAGAAGACTTCTATTTGACGGCTTCGAGACTGGTGCCGTACAAGCGTGTCGATCTGGTTGTGGAAGCGTTCTCGCGAACGCCGCAACGCCGTCTTGTCGTGATCGGAGACGGGCCCGAGATGGAAAAGATACGTTCAATGGCCGGTCCGAACATCACGATACTCGGCTACAAGTCATTCGAAGTCTTGAAAGACTATATGCAACGTGCGAAGGCGTTCGTGTTTGCGGCCGAAGAAGATTTCGGGATCGTCGTTGTCGAAGCGCAGGCTTGCGGCACACCCGTCATTGCGTACGGTAAAGGCGGTTCGCTCGAAACGGTGCGGCCAATCGGCGCTGCACATCCCACGGGTGTGCATTTTTTCCAGCAGAGCGCGGAGTCACTGCTCGAAGCAGTGGAGCACTTCGAAAGTCAGCGTGAACAGATCAGTGTGGCAACCTGCCGCGCGAACGCTGAACGGTTTTCGGTCGCAACGTTCAGGCGCGCGTTCATGGGCGAAGTGAAACGTACGATCGCGGCACGGCATGCATCGCCGAAGTACACGTGGCAATAGCGTGCCGCAGTATCCCGACCTCTATGGTCCCGTAATTCGACATGACGCATCGTGCAAAGCGGTTGCCGCGTCCCGGTTCATTCCGTGACGGATGTCCCCCCATATCTGCAAACCTGCTGTGAACTTGCGGCAAAGGAGAGGAAATTGACGAACGCATTCATTACGGGCATCACTGGACAAGATGGCGCTTACCTCGCACAACTTCTGCTCGAACGGGGCTATCAGGTGTTCGGCACTTATCGCCGTACGAGCAAAGCCAATTTCTGGCGCATGGAAGAGCTTGGCGTATTGAGTCATCCCAATCTGCACCTCGTGGAATGCGACCTGACCGATCTCGACGAAACGATACGGTTGATTGAGAGAACAAAGCCGCGTGAGATCTACAACCTTGCCGCGCAAAGTGTTGTTAGCGCGTCGTTCGATCAACCCGTCACCACCTCGACGATCACAGGATCGGGAGCGCTTCATCTGCTGGAATCGATCCGGACGCTGGACTCTTCCATCCGCTATTACCAGGCCTCCACTTCCGAGATGTTCGGAAAGGTAAGGGCGGCCCCTCAAAACGAAGAAACGCCGTTCTATCCACGCAATCCGTATGGCGTTGCGAAGCTATACGCACATTGGCTCACGATCAACTATCGCGAGTCCTACAACATCTTTGCGTCTCCCGGTATTTTGTACAACCACGAATCGCCGCTGCGGGGACGCGAATTCGTCACGCGAAAAATCACAGATGCCGTCGCGAAGATCAAACTCGGCAAGCAGGACGTACTCGAACTCGGGAATCTCGATGTCAAACGCGATTGGGGATTCGCCAAGGAATACGTGCATGGCATGTGGCGCATGCTCCAGCTCGACGAACCGGAAACATTCGTGCTTGCAACCAACCGCACGGAGACAGTGCGCCGCTTCGTCACGATGGCTTTCAGAGCGGTAGGAACGCAGCTCGAATGGCGTGGTTCCGGCACGCAGGAAGAAGGCCTCGACATATCGAACGGCACGGTCAGGGTGCGCGTCAATCCGAAGTTCTATCGTCCCGCCGAAGGCGATCTTCTGGTCGGCGACCCAGGCAAGGCCAGAGAAAAACTGGGCTGGGAGTCTAAGACCTCGCTTGAAGAGCTATGCAAGATGATGGTCGACGCGGATATCGCACGCAACGAAAAAGGCATCCTGGTCTGACCGTCCCGCAGCGTATTGAGTCGGGCACTGCGTTAATTGCGATGTCCGTACCTGATCTCGCGGCATCGCGTCTCATCGGTGATGCCGGCGGGGCACGAGCGGGATACGCAAACAAGAAGTTTCATTCTGAAGGAGTGGACCCTTGAGCGTAAAGAACATTGGGATGAAGTCCGAGACAGGGCGCGGCGATGAAGACGCATTCGTCGCGGGAGATCTGGGCCGGCTGATCATCGACAACATCTGGGTTGTGACCTCGATTGCCTTGCTCGTACTGCTGGCGTCGATTTCGCACGCGTTTCTCGCCACTCCGATGTACGACGCCAACGCGGTGCTGCGAGTGGACTTGCCCAACCCGAATGGACTCGGCCTTGCATTGCAGGCGCAGCAGGTAGCGCAGCCGGTTCCGCTCAAGTTGCCAACCGACGTCGAAATCGAAATGGTACAGAGCCGCAATGTACTGTTGCCGGTAATCGACCAGTTCAGACTGAACACGTCCGTGACACCGCGCAGGGTGCCGTTGCTCGCCGATATAACCGGCCTGTTCGCGACGCGTGGAGAGCCGGTGTCGCCCATTCTCGGCCTGCGCTCGTTTGCATGGGGCGGAGAGATCGTCGATCTTGCGTCACTGCGGGTACCGCGCGATCTGGAGAATGAGCCACTCGAAATGCTCGCGCTCGAAGGCGGGCGATACAGGCTGGATGACCAGAACGGCCGTCCGCTCCTGATGGGTTCCGTGGGCGTGCCCGCATCCGGCGATGGTGTGTCGATCACGATCGATCGTCTGGTGGCCCGACCCGGTACCCGCTTCACGCTCGTGCGATACAGTGACGTCGACGCGATTGCACGTATTCATCGTCAGTTGCAGGTGATGGAGTTGGGCAAGGATACGGGTGTCATTCAGATCCTTTACGAAAGCAGCAGTCCCACTGTTGCGATGCGCGTGACCGATGCAATCGCCAAAACCTATATTGCATCGCATATCGCGCAACGCCGCGAAGAAGCGAGCGAGACCCTTGCATTCGTGGACGGCGAACTGCCGAGATTGCGCGAGGAGTTGAAGGAGGCCGAAGTCAGACTGAGTGACTACCAGACGAAAGTCGGAAGCATCAAGCCTGACCCTGAGAGCACGATGTATTTGCAGGGTAGTCTGGATTTCTCGCGGGAAATCGCGACAGTGAGACTGCAACGCACCCGGCTGCTGCAGCAGTTCACACCTGACAGCAACCAGGTGAGAACGTCCGACGAGCAGCTCAAGCAACTCGAGAATGAGAAGGCAGCGTTCGAGTCGCGCTTTGTCAACCTGCCGCTCGCAGTGCGAACCACGGCCGATCTGACACGCGACGTAAAGGCGTCCAATGACATCTATCTTGCGATGCTCAACAAGTCGCACGAACTGGATGTGACGCGAGCAGGGACGCTCGGCAACGTCCATATCGTCGACACGCCGCTTTGGCCGTCGAAGCCCGTCAAGCCAAATCGGCCTCTGATTATCGCTTCGGGCGCCGGTGCGGGTGTGATTCTCGGCGTGTTGTTCGTATTCGTGCGGCAACAGTATTTCAATGGCGTGCGAGAGCCGCTATCTGTCGAGCGCCGTCTGCGCCTGCCCGTATTCGGCGCGATCCGCCTGAGCCACGAGCAGGCGCGACTCGACTATGCCGTCGGCCACATGCCCTCGCTCGAGACGCACACGGATGCGCGAACCCACGCGCACGGTGCGGCACTGGGCACTGTCAGGGGCATCACCGATCCGCCAGGCACATCGCACGGACGCGCGGCGACAGATGTCGGGGCGCACGACCAGCCCGTGTCACGCGACACTCCGGGTCACACCGACTCATCCTGGCCGGCGAGAAAAAGGCATACGACGGCAGTGTGTCTGGCCACGCATCGGCCCGCCGATCTGTCGATGGAACAGTTGCGTGACGTGCGAACCGCGCTGGAGTGCGCCGTGGCCGTTGCGCCCAACAACATTCTCCTCGTGACGGGAGCGACGCCGGGCACGGGCAAGAGTTTCGTCTCGGCGAATCTCGCGGTGCTGGCTAGCGAGACCGGCAAGCGGGTTTTGCTCATCGATGCGGACATGCGCAGGGGCGTCCTGGCTTCCCATTTTGGACTTCCCGCATCGAATGGTCTGGCGGAGGTGCTGGCTGGGCATATCGTCGCGTCGCATGCGATCCAGCCCACCTGTATCGACGGTTTGTCATTGCTCGCGACGGGACTGTACCCGCCCAATCCATCGGCGTTACTGGCGACGCAGCGCATGCGAACCCTGTTTCAGATCGTCAGCGAACAGTTCGACCTCGTGATCGTCGACACGCCACCCGTTCTTGCCGTGACGGACGCCAACATTCTTGCTGCGCATGCAGCTTCTACGTTGCTCGTGCTTCGACCGAACGTGCAGACCCAGTCCGAACTGGAGGAGACCTTGAGACGCCTCGATCGTGCCGGAGCAAGGTTGATCGGTGCTGTCTTCAATGCCATGCCGCAACGGCGAAGTGAAAAGCGCTGGCACGCATACGCCAGTGCCTACGCCGCACCGGCAAGCCACACGCAACGCAGCGCATAGCGCTGGGTCCTGTTCGCGTCCATCTGCACAGTTGAACGAGGAAGGAAAGCGATGATCGATACGCCACATCAATCTGATTCCGCGACGCTTTCTGCGGTTCCGGGAAGCGTGCTGTCCGAGCGGGTCGAAACTGACATTGCGAACGATGTCGATGCGCTGGACGTCGACTTCGTCATCAATGGCAAATTCATGAGTCAGCGCATGACGGGGGTTCAGCGTTGCGCCTACGAATTCGCTTCAGCGCTTCAGGGGCTAGAGACGAACCGCCGACGCTTCTCGGTGATCGTCCAGGCCGACGCAGGCTCGACGGCGGCACCATTCAAAACGCGCTCCGTCTCTTCGTGGTTCAAGGGGCCACTTTGGGAGCAACTCGCATTGCCGTTTGCGGCAGGACGTCGTGTTCTCGTCAGTCTGTGCAATGTCGGACCTGTCATCAAGCGACGCCATATCGTCATGATTTACGACATGGCGGTGTACGACGTGCCTGCGGGCTATTCGCGCAAGTTCCGCTGGTGGTATCGCTTCGTGTTCTTCTCGCTGAAGCTCAATGCCCGACACATCGTGACCGTTTCCGAATTCTCCAAGTCGAGAATCCGCGCCGTGCTTTCCGTGCCGGATTCCAAGGTGTCAGTCGTCAAGCTGGGGGTGGATCATCTCGACCGCATCGAAAGTGACACTGGCGTGATCTCGCGTCTGAACCTGAAGAAAGGCCGTTATGGGCTGGCTGTCGGCAGTCTTGCCGGCGGAAAGAATCACGCGCGCGTGCTGGCCGCGATCGAGCAGCTCGAACTGCCCGACGATTTCAGATTCGTGGTGGCTGGAGGAAAAAACGTCCGCATTTTCGGTGGAGACACCTCTGAAAAAGACGCGGCGAAAAAGGTTGTCTGGGCGGGATACGTAGAGGATAGCGAGTTGAAGGCACTGTATGAGAATGCCACTTTCTTTGTCTTTCCGTCCTTATACGAAGGGTTCGGCCTTCCTCCTCTGGAAGCGATGTATTGCAGTTGTCCCGTCATCGTGTCGCGCGAGGCGTCGCTGCCCGAAGTATGCGGCGACGCCGCCCTGTATTGCGATGCCTATTCGGTCGAAGACATCGCCGAAAAAATGACGATGATGATCAACGACGATGCGTTGCGCGAGCGCTACCGAGCGCGAGGCTACCGCCACGCGAGTCAATACCGTTGGTCGATGTCCGCCAGTCGTCTGCTGGACACGATCGGACGCGCACGCTAGACCGTTCGAATCAGGGGTGCTTTGACGGAGAGGTCGATGTACGCAAGGATGATATCCGTTCTGTTTTATATGTTCTTCACCTGCGTGATCTTCAATCCGCAGGTGTCGGGTGTCACCCTTTATATATACGTTCTTATTCCGTTTCTGGATCCGGGATTCCTGCGGTTCGTCGGCAGTACATTTCGCAAGTGGAGCACACCGCTCGGCATCGCGGTGCTGGTGAGCCTGATGGGTTCACCGTCAGTGGCAGTCCGGGTGCTTTCGATCGCTGCGTGCGTCGGTTATCTGTTGTACACATCGGAGCGCGGGCTGGATTGCCTGCACCAGTGGATGACGATCAACGTATTGTTCGCCCTCGTCCAGTTCGTCCTTTTTTATGTCGACTACGACCTTTCGATCCAG
Protein-coding regions in this window:
- a CDS encoding glycosyltransferase family 4 protein, giving the protein MIDTPHQSDSATLSAVPGSVLSERVETDIANDVDALDVDFVINGKFMSQRMTGVQRCAYEFASALQGLETNRRRFSVIVQADAGSTAAPFKTRSVSSWFKGPLWEQLALPFAAGRRVLVSLCNVGPVIKRRHIVMIYDMAVYDVPAGYSRKFRWWYRFVFFSLKLNARHIVTVSEFSKSRIRAVLSVPDSKVSVVKLGVDHLDRIESDTGVISRLNLKKGRYGLAVGSLAGGKNHARVLAAIEQLELPDDFRFVVAGGKNVRIFGGDTSEKDAAKKVVWAGYVEDSELKALYENATFFVFPSLYEGFGLPPLEAMYCSCPVIVSREASLPEVCGDAALYCDAYSVEDIAEKMTMMINDDALRERYRARGYRHASQYRWSMSASRLLDTIGRAR
- a CDS encoding polysaccharide biosynthesis tyrosine autokinase, whose protein sequence is MSVKNIGMKSETGRGDEDAFVAGDLGRLIIDNIWVVTSIALLVLLASISHAFLATPMYDANAVLRVDLPNPNGLGLALQAQQVAQPVPLKLPTDVEIEMVQSRNVLLPVIDQFRLNTSVTPRRVPLLADITGLFATRGEPVSPILGLRSFAWGGEIVDLASLRVPRDLENEPLEMLALEGGRYRLDDQNGRPLLMGSVGVPASGDGVSITIDRLVARPGTRFTLVRYSDVDAIARIHRQLQVMELGKDTGVIQILYESSSPTVAMRVTDAIAKTYIASHIAQRREEASETLAFVDGELPRLREELKEAEVRLSDYQTKVGSIKPDPESTMYLQGSLDFSREIATVRLQRTRLLQQFTPDSNQVRTSDEQLKQLENEKAAFESRFVNLPLAVRTTADLTRDVKASNDIYLAMLNKSHELDVTRAGTLGNVHIVDTPLWPSKPVKPNRPLIIASGAGAGVILGVLFVFVRQQYFNGVREPLSVERRLRLPVFGAIRLSHEQARLDYAVGHMPSLETHTDARTHAHGAALGTVRGITDPPGTSHGRAATDVGAHDQPVSRDTPGHTDSSWPARKRHTTAVCLATHRPADLSMEQLRDVRTALECAVAVAPNNILLVTGATPGTGKSFVSANLAVLASETGKRVLLIDADMRRGVLASHFGLPASNGLAEVLAGHIVASHAIQPTCIDGLSLLATGLYPPNPSALLATQRMRTLFQIVSEQFDLVIVDTPPVLAVTDANILAAHAASTLLVLRPNVQTQSELEETLRRLDRAGARLIGAVFNAMPQRRSEKRWHAYASAYAAPASHTQRSA